One window of Aliarcobacter lanthieri genomic DNA carries:
- the ilvC gene encoding ketol-acid reductoisomerase → MAINVFYDKDCNVELIKSKKVAMIGFGSQGHAHAENLRDSGVEVVVGLRKDGSSWKKAEAKGFKVLTVSEATKLADLVMILLPDENQAEIYENEIKPNLKEGAYLAFGHGFNIHYKRIIPCSKTNVLMIAPKAPGHTVRNEFTKGGGIPDLIAVHQDPSGDTKQVALAYASAIGGGRTGIIETTFKNETETDLFGEQAVLCGGATALVQAGFETLVEAGYEPEMAYFECLHELKLIVDLMYEGGIADMRYSISNTAEYGDYVSGPRVINDESRQAMKQILKEIQNGVFAKDFILEGQAGYPRMNAERALTKASLLEQTGAKLRKMMPWIAAKKIVNQETN, encoded by the coding sequence ATGGCAATAAATGTATTCTATGACAAAGATTGTAATGTAGAGTTAATCAAATCAAAAAAAGTTGCAATGATTGGTTTTGGTTCTCAAGGACACGCACATGCTGAAAATTTAAGAGATAGTGGTGTTGAAGTTGTTGTTGGATTAAGAAAAGATGGTTCTTCTTGGAAAAAAGCAGAAGCTAAAGGTTTTAAAGTTTTAACTGTTTCTGAAGCTACAAAACTTGCTGATTTAGTTATGATACTTTTACCAGATGAAAATCAAGCTGAAATCTATGAAAATGAAATTAAACCAAATTTAAAAGAAGGTGCTTACTTGGCATTTGGTCATGGATTTAACATTCACTATAAAAGAATTATTCCTTGTTCAAAAACAAATGTTTTAATGATTGCACCAAAAGCTCCAGGACATACTGTAAGAAATGAGTTTACAAAAGGTGGAGGAATTCCAGATTTAATTGCTGTTCACCAAGACCCAAGTGGTGATACAAAACAAGTTGCTTTAGCATATGCAAGTGCAATTGGTGGAGGAAGAACAGGAATCATTGAAACAACTTTCAAAAATGAAACTGAAACAGATTTATTTGGAGAGCAAGCTGTATTATGTGGTGGAGCAACTGCATTAGTTCAAGCTGGATTTGAAACTTTAGTTGAAGCTGGTTATGAACCAGAAATGGCTTATTTTGAATGTTTACATGAATTAAAATTAATTGTTGATTTAATGTATGAAGGTGGAATAGCTGATATGAGATATTCTATTTCTAATACTGCTGAATATGGAGATTATGTATCAGGACCTAGAGTTATCAATGATGAATCAAGACAAGCAATGAAACAAATCTTAAAAGAGATTCAAAATGGAGTATTTGCAAAAGACTTTATCCTTGAAGGACAAGCTGGATACCCAAGAATGAATGCTGAAAGAGC